The segment AATCCGTCCTCCGATCGTTCCCGTTCCAGCGCCTCCGCCGCAGCACCCTCTTCGTCGACGTCCTCTCCGTCAAAGAGTTCCCCAAAACCCTCTTCCTAAACCACCTCCCCGAGGAGTTCGACATCCTCTGCACTCACCCCATGTTCGGACCCGAGAGCGGTAAACACTCCTGGTCCGATCTGCCTTTTGTCTACGACAAGGTGAGGATCGGGGAGGGCGAGAGGTGCGACAAGTTTCTCAAAGTGTTCGAGAACGAAGGGTGTCGGATGGTGGAGATGAGCTGCGAGGAGCATGATAAGCACTCTGCTGGGTCGCAGTTCGTGACGCATACTATGGGAAGGGTTTTGGAGAAGTTTGGGGTTGAGTCTTCGCCGATTAATACTCAGGGTTACGAGACGTTGCTTGATTTGGTGGACAACACGTCCAGTGATAGTTTTGAGCTCTATTATGGTCTTTTTATGTATAATCAGAATGCTCTTGAACACTTGGAGAGATTGGACATGGCTTTTGACTCTATCAAGAAGGATTTGTTTGGGAGGTTGCATCAGCTTTACAGGAAGCAGATGTTTGGTGGTGCGGAAGTCCACTCCGTGAAGAAGAAAATAGAGCAGAGGCTGCTTAATAGTGCTGAAACAACCCCTCTCGCGTAAACCCGCATGAAGAGTGAAATGTAAGTTGTTTAATTAAAAGTTGGACTTTTAAATGGAGTATGTGATAATTTTCaagttattaaatataaaatgtattttttgcaTAATTTTAGTAGATTAATAAGTTGTGTAATTGAAAACTTATACAATAAATgaatagtaaatatataatgtaCTTATACAAAAATTAgaagtaaatatataatgtgTATATTAACGGGAGATATTATTATATGTGTTCGAAAATTAAATAGTTCTAATGTAGCATTGTAAAGTTAAGAAACGTAATCATCTtcaattatttctttttttcgttATGTGCGTTTCATTTCTTGAGTTgactcatttattttattttggttgttGTCTTCAATATGTTTTAACTCATTTGGTGTCTTTCTTAATCtccttttctttgtttgatttcCTTTACAAGAAATAATGTCTTCACTTCCTTCTCCTTGGACAACACTTgcatgttatatttattaaaaaaatttatattttatttactttttaaattagaaacaaaagataaagtaaacaatttttaatcaaaatggGTTGCTTATGATACTTGTGACTGTTAATCCTGCTGAAGTtgagtttgaaattttttccaattagtttttcagataaaaaaagagataaatGTGTTATCACTAATCATTATATGATTGCTcctgcatttttttttgttaattttagatGTTAGTATCTATTTACACACTACagtgtaataatatttataaattataagtaGTACCCTTACATGTAATTTAATCAAGACTGTTGCAGATTTACCCATAATCCTTCTCATGTCTTTTTGAATGTGGTTAATAATGCAGTATCTGAATCATCTTCGAcaattatttctatttatacatattattaaTTACCATTGTATTATTAATCTGTTTATTatataagtttaaaaatatttaatactcTTCAGTTATCTTAAGATGCCAATAATTTCCATGTTTGTGCATTTTTGCAAATAAGTTTTCCACCCACTTTTTGAAGTATTTTTGCACACCGATTACAAGATATGTAATTTCATCCATTTGATGGATTAATTTACTTAATTTCACGTTCAATAATAAACTATTTCTCATGACATTAAATGAAGGACatagtatttaattatttttaaataattcttaatattttgacGTTTTTAAATCTCATATGCTAGTTTtataagaccatctccaatatatttttttatttttatctttaaaatagaggaactctaaaatagagatggGTTTGTCTCCAATGTATTCCTCTATATTTGCCTCTATAAAGAAATATtctcaaaagattatattttaagtttacaaaaaacactttttatttataaaaattgataactaaccctatttacttttaatttttaaaatattttcataaaattatgaatttgtttaaactaaatttgtattcaaaaactataatgtaaacaaaaaatataattttatttttataaacattttatttctctataaaataattattttggttataaatataaaagtttgaaagttaaagaactattttaaaaataaaaaagtatgacTCTATAATAAAGGAatgctattttttcctctatttatagaggaaaaaatagcattcctctattgTAGAGGTGGAAATAGAGATGGGATGGAGCACTTTTTCCTCTATTATAGcatatagaggtgaaaatagctaAGGGTTGAAGATGCTCTAAGAATAATTAATTGAGATACCTCAAACGAATCATAAGCAATGAAATTcattatttatgatatttcgaCATTGTTGTTAGCTATCTTCATTAAATTGTTTCCAGCTTTACTTGTGTTGTAGGTGTTCTGGGCAGGacgtaaattaattaattattactccctctatttcaaaaagatgtatgttttagatttttcacacttattaaaaaaacataatttttttgttactaaTGCATTGTCTTTCTTAATCAACAATTCTCCataattttgaaccaataagattttagtaaatacaattatatttttgaaaatgtacaatttttcattaattaatgtatttaaaatgtaaaaactttttaaaatgaatgtttttcaaaaacatggatttttttagaaacagatggagtattattaatatatttaaattcaatttatatTCAACGGTTACATTCACTTTGTTTTGAAAGACTGAATAGTACCCAAGAGATCATCTCCATATATTTTTGAGGCTGACAtcccctagacattatttgcgaagtgatttgccacatgtcttctctacaatcgttttcacaaaaaaaaatgtgatgtggctattaagattgatgacatgtcatatggttaaatatgacatggacaattacatttaatgctgatatatatttttggaaatatttttagaatatggcaataactcatatattatatttaatattgatttatatttttggtaaactttgtagaatatggtaataactaataaatcatcactaaaataaatatattcaaatatgacattttgaatttcgaaatattgtataattttatatttataattataaaatttttattatctcaaatttctaaattttctgaatttaaaaaaagaaaaatttaaatcatagtatcattagtttcttttagatatcaacaaattatataaatattatttagttttaatttttgataagtatacaattttatataatttttagtaattttgtacaagttgatttaatacatttaaccaaatgaaataaatattttttcttatctaAGACTTTAACtttatgtatatacatatatattcttaaatataattcaaaaataatattttctcttaattttatgcttaattaatgatattatattaattatctgtcaaaataataaaatatataatattaataaattacattttaaaatataaaatttaacttttaaaaaattcatcactacacatgactactaaaatttaacacctagattaataattgtgacatggctactaaattgatgacatgtcttatagattaatatgacatagacaattatatttaatgttaatttatatttttggtaaactttttaaaatattgtaataactcataaatcatcattaaaataaatatattcaattacgGTATTTCAAaattcgaaatatcatttaaattaaaaatattttcaaaaatatatacatatttttagaaaattataaaaattaaatcataaaatcaaattaaatcgtaaaatcattagtttcttatatatatctacagattttataaatattgtttaattttaatttttgacagtTATgcaattttagatatttatttaatatatttaattaaaataaatagatagaaaaatctacctaagattctaattttaaatatatacgtgcacattcttaaatataattaaaaataaacaaaattgtttttatcttaattttaatgttcagttaaatcaaatttatattaaaactaggtgttttcctgcaccatgtgcagtaaaaagaattttaaaatattttttaatagataaatataaattatattaattttttattaatattataaattttcttttttattatcaatattttaatataaatttgatttaactgaacattaaaattaagataaaaacaattttgttta is part of the Raphanus sativus cultivar WK10039 chromosome 5, ASM80110v3, whole genome shotgun sequence genome and harbors:
- the LOC108857986 gene encoding arogenate dehydrogenase 2, chloroplastic-like, whose translation is MLQLHFSPTKPLFSPPNLRIRAIDAAQLKSEHHRSSSPLKIAVLGFGNFGQFLSKTLIRHGHDLITHSHSDHSSAASSIGARFFHNPHDLCEQHPDVVLLSTSILSAESVLRSFPFQRLRRSTLFVDVLSVKEFPKTLFLNHLPEEFDILCTHPMFGPESGKHSWSDLPFVYDKVRIGEGERCDKFLKVFENEGCRMVEMSCEEHDKHSAGSQFVTHTMGRVLEKFGVESSPINTQGYETLLDLVDNTSSDSFELYYGLFMYNQNALEHLERLDMAFDSIKKDLFGRLHQLYRKQMFGGAEVHSVKKKIEQRLLNSAETTPLA